Part of the Ptiloglossa arizonensis isolate GNS036 chromosome 7, iyPtiAriz1_principal, whole genome shotgun sequence genome, TATGCTGGTCATTGGACAGGGGATGTTTATTCTACATGGTAATTAATATACATACACAGTACGAACCGTCGCCGAACCAATACTTCTATTAACTGTCATCATTCATTAGGCACGATTTAAAAATGAGTATCCCTGCGAtattatcgttcaatttttatcaaataccAATGGTTGGTGCGGATATTTGCGGATTCAATGGAAATACCACAAGTGCGTTGTGCAATCGCTGGATGCAACTTGGTTCTTTTTATCCTTTCTCTCGTAACCATAATTCCGACGACACAATCGTTCGTACTGTTGCTTatttaaaaactcgttaaatatattcgatattatatatacacacgtatacGTAGGAGCAAGATCCGGTCGCACTGGGTGATTTAGTGGTGCAATCGTCAAAACGCGCTCTTAAGATACGTTATTGGCTTTTACCGTATTTATACACCTTATTTTTCCGAGCGCACAAATTTGGGGAAACTGTGGCGCGGCCATTATTTTTCGAGTAGGTGTTTCAACCACGACCTTTCTTTGAGAACACCCATAAAAACTTCCCTTTGTTTCAGATTTCCCAATGATCCAACCACGTACGATATAGACACTCAGTTCTTGTGGGGACATTCTCTGATGATTATTCCAGTTTTAGAAGAAGTAAGGCAACATGAGATTCGTAATGATTAACGAATCAGTACGTCGTAGATCTAACTTGTAAGTGAAATAGTAATTTAATAATCATTTCGTACGTTGTTGTCGCCAGAACGAGGTAAAGGTAACGGCTTATTTGCCACGTGGAGTCTGGTACGATCTTTATACGAAGAAAGCTCTATTTGCGGTGGACAAACACGTTACGTTGAATGCGCCGCTCGATACCATACCGTTAATGGTTCGTGGAGGGTCTGTTTTGCCGGTTCAAAAACCAGCTGCAACTACAACCGACAGTAGGAAAAACAATTTGGAGTTGTTAATTACGTTGGATCGTTATAATAAGGCAGAAGGAGAGTTGTATTGGGACGACGGCGACAGTTTAGGTATCGTAATACCATGTAACCGAATATTTACATATTCAGCTCTACCGGTTGACACCAGTGTCGTCTTATGCGCTTGATCATCATcgcaatttttctctttttgcaAACTTATTCTAGACTCGATCGAAAAGAGACAGTATTTGTGGGTGTCTTTTGTCGTCGAGAACAATACTTTGATCAATTCTCTAGAGAAGGGATGTGCTTTCGACGAGAAAGTCGTTCTTGACGAAATACAAATATGGggagtaacgtccaacgtcaCGGAAGTTGTCTTAAACAGTAGTCagataaaattcaaatatattgcCAAAAAAACCGTGAGTTAAAATTTTCTGCAACACGAAAAGTCGCAATGCGTTTCCTTTTCACCGATGCCTGAGTATACAGATATGattttattattgaatttttttccaGTGTTTGTTCATATACAATCTACAAATGGATTTAAGAAAACAGTTTACCCTTTATTGGAAGTACGGTCATCCGGCCTAAATAATCAACGACAAAGATTAAGCTCGCGCTTATAATCTTTAACGATAATTTCGATGCGTCGAGTCTTCTATATAATTTCATGAACGCGATCCGTGAGTGTTATTACTCTTTACAAGTTAATGCGGGTGatattactctttatacgttattactcgtaatataaaatataatcctCTTTCGTTCTGAATACGATTTTTGCTACTATACAATATATACACGTGTATGTATGTTTCTATGCGTTAAAATAAATACTTGTataaagaaaaaacattttattcgaatcacTGTTTCGACGTACAGTACAACATACAGTACGGCACGAATTACGTAATATTTATGGCACTAATGAAAAacaataaatagaaatttgaaTCTTTCGGTAATGCGTGCTCAACGGAAAAAAGAACGAGGAaaaaacgcgtaacgtaaatgtCCAGGAACGCTCGTCCGTAATCGTCACGCGAGTGACAGCGAAAGATAACAACAGCACATTCGATCGCGCACGCAACATTCGTAGCGTTGACCaagaatttctcttttttttttcttcttttttttttctgtttttgtttTGCTTTGGCACCGTAACTTAAAAGTAACTCGAGAATCGTAAGCGTTTTCGTCGAAACATCGAAATCTCCGCCTCGAGTTCCTTCCGTGttacttcttttctttctgTCTAAACTTCGCGCGGCTGAACGTGCGCGCAATGTCCCCTTTGACCTCGATCTATATTCTACATTCTATATTCAATGTCCCGCGACCCCTATTTGCATTTCTATGCCGGACAGAAGAGTAGATttcgatctttcgaataaatttcgaaacaatatGTCACCGTTCGTGTCAATATAATCTTGCCGCGGCTCACCTACACGCGTGAACGTACTGCCGAGTGAATTCTCGCGACAGACACGTTGTTGAACAATCGTTAATCTATTCGCGAATATTCGACGAAAATTCTGAAATTACATCGAGTTCTATCGTCAAGTTTTCGCCGCTGTTTACCAACAAAATTGTTACTCTTTGGATTTCGGTAAACCTCGACAACCGCGTTTCGTATTCTTAAAAGACATCGGTTGCGAACAACAAACATAACTTTCGATCGTAAAACATTTtaaccgtataacgaatgtccgcttacaaatttcgattttcactgatcgatacgagtacgATAGTAGgtactattcgaaatatttgcgcaATACAAAATAGCACCCTGCTGAACGTTCTACAGAATTAAAACGTTTTTAACGAATTAAACATATTACACGGTGCAGTATTAATATAATAGGAAACGCATTAACGTATTATTTCGTTTGTCTTCAACCTATCGCACagtaatataacgtatattcctATGCGTatatggatatatatatatgtgtgtgtgtgtgtatatatatatatatatttatatatctttTCTCAATGACTAATATATATCAATCTTGCAACCTTGTTCATTATTGTCTGCTCACATTTACTTACACCTATCTAAAGGATATCGCGCTTCTTCCGAGCAATTAAACGTACAATACGGCAATACACACGAATGCTTACCGAGGTCAGATAACGAATAACCATGTCAACTATAATAGAAACGGAGCGAGGGTAAGGCCTTTCGGCATCGAAGTCTCCATTCTCAGCGTACTCGTGAACACAACAGAATCGCGCGTCGCTTTTCATGTACCAAGctctacgaaatatttttaaagtttcgaGTATAATTTTACTTGATCCGGAACCTTGCGTCGCTCTCGCAACGAAAAGGAAAATTGTCTCGAGACAATGCGCGCAGTAATTTAAACTTCGCTACATTTTGTTGCAACGTGAAAAAGAAAACGGGAAAAAATAAATCTATGGCTTCGTGCAACGAAAAACCGTCCAATTACGATCAATAAAGTTAGATCGTAAACTTTTCGACAACTTGGTACACGCTTTGCGCGTATAAATACGACGATAACGTTTAGCTAAAAGAACATATTGCAATAAGTGACGTACGATTCTAAGATCGCGTTTAGCCTCTTCAATATTCGTAAAGGATCGCCTAAGAACCTAAGCAAACATATCCTAAAGTGTGCAATTATAATGATGTTTCAACGACACCGTACGTGCGTGCACTCGCATGCATAAATATACGCTAAGAAATATGGCAAGAAGTTTTCTAAGATTTCACATATCTTACGCATTTTTGCGCCCAAAATATACCTCTTTTTTCCTATACAtactagataaaaaaaaaaatcaatcgaaaaacgtacggttcgatcgatcgaaacgagtccTCGATCTGTTTCGTCATTGTCGACCCGGTCGATCGACGAGGCTTGGATTTTTCTTACCACGCAATTTAAATGTGTACCGTACATTCTTTCGCGTATCACGAGCAACGTATATTCCCTATATAACAACGCAAACAACGCACACTCTTTGATATTATAATGCGGCAAGTACAATGACAAATGGCACCcgtggagaaaatacacacgaaCGCGACTTAACCTTTTCGGAAacgtgtttcttccttcgaaacaaacaaaaattcaaGTCGATATCGACCAATGACATCTATCAGCTTCGCGACGATGTTGTCGCATTGTATCCTTAGGAGACGCAAttgtaaacatttatttaaaattatagcgGTTATCTCTTACGTTAGTCGTATTTACGAGAAACTTTGAAACTAAATGCGCGCGTTCCCGAAGAGGTTAATCAACGCATCGACTGTCGAAAATATACACAGGCACGGCAAAGCGACATCTACGCCTTCTGTGCCACGGTAATACTTACGAATCGAACAAATAACAAAGAACGGTATACTTGCCCGTAAAGAAAACAACAAGGAAGTTTCACGTATAGTCGCAATGTTGTTATGGAAACATGCAATCTCAGCGTCTGCCGTTAATGCTTTATATTTTACATGACAGTCTATCGTTAGTTTTCCACAAGTTTCTTCTTACGTCTACCAGAGGCCACAAACGTAACGATTCATCATACAAGGAGCCGACACGAGAGGCAACGACAATTGTGCCTATCCGTCGTACATCGTTAGTCCCACAGACGCGGTGATTGGACGTTTGACGAATCTTACCGAAAGATATCACGATACTCGCTCGAACGTAAAGAGAAACACATACGTAAGTATTTAGTTACAGTTATTTCGACACTTTTGCTTCGAGACTGAAATCGTACAACTACGCGTTCTAACCTTGGAATAGTAGATTTTACAACGCCACCGTACTGTTGTCCAACACGACCGCGCCGTACAACACGTAAACAATCCCAAACACTTTACAATCGTCGTTCGAACAATCCTATCGATCACAGTTGTACGACTCGTTGCACGATGAATGTAATTACGAAAGTGCCCGAACGgaaaatttgtcaaaattaaACGCATCGCTTATTTAGCGTTAGCAGTCAACCTCGAAAGGTATAAGAACTACTATAATGTACGATCTCGTAATTTTCAATGCGTTACTTCTCGAAATCTTACAATTGGTATAGTTacatatatacgtgtatatatgtaAACGATAcagcaacaaaaaaaaagaggtgGCAATTTTTCGATACGAAAAAATTGTACTTAAAAAGATACGAAAGTATAAGTTAAATTTATTGCCGCGAGCGACGAATTGACGAGCACCGATCTTCAAAGAAGACATAAAAGAACACCAAGTTCGGTCAATTTCGTAATCAACGTCGTTCGTAATCGGTCTATGGCCCCTGTACTTCTAACCGATCTCTCCGCTGAATTGCACGCGACGTCTGTCGCACTCTTCCCGTTAAATGGTAAATCAGTCGTCGATCTCCTAACTAACGCACCTTAACGAATGATAGAGTCGtaggagagaaagaaattgttgaaatttcATTATAGACATCGCGTTTGCACATTGGACTAGCAAATAATCAAcgttaaattaaacaaaaagaatTCTATATAAAACGTTACCGACTTTCGGTCGTTCCCTCGGGGAAATTACACGAGGTTTCTCGACAATCCGTGTACATCTCTCTGCGCGATCTCGCTCGTTTGGGAACGATTGTTCGTGGAAACTCGGTTCCAGCGATCTTTGGTGAGGCAGTTAGAAACGATTAATCGGCAAATCGCAAGTTTCGTTTAGGTAGCTGTAAGCGTTTCCAAGATGTCTTCCGGGCACTTGTTCAACCTACGGAAGTTCTCCCAGTGTTCTTTGGGCACGGTCCACTTGAGAAATATCTCGAGATTTCTGGTGAGTGTCTCGAGTTCCGTGAGACCGTCACGCGCGACCGGAACTCGGCCGGCGGATATCAGGGAATCGTGTAGGACCTCGTCGATCAGTCGTTTTCCAAATCCTAGTTCGTCGAGTCTCTCCTGTTTGCTGATCCTCTTTAGAAGCACGGCGAGCAACAGCCTCATCCTCTCCACGGTCATCACCCGGTACTTGGATGGCGGTGGGGATGGTTTCTCGACGATTTCGGTGATAATCGTCTCCGAGTTGTTCGACCCGTCGGTATTGCTCGATCCGTGTTGCTCCGGATGGCAAGTCTTCTCGTGGCACTCGAGATCGTTCTTGATCCTGAAGAAACTCTTGCACCGTTTGCAAGCGTACGGCTCGTTTCTACCGTGGATACACTTCATGTGCTTCTTCCAATGGGGCAATTGAGTGAAACCGGCGTTACACTCGGCGCATTTGAACGGTCTCTCGCCGGTGTGACGTCTGGTGTGCAACTTGAGGGCTGTGGAGTGAGCGAACGCTTGCCAACAGACCAGACACCTGAACGGTCTCTGACCGGAGTGGGTTCTCTGGTGAACGGTCAGTTGGGACTTCTGGGCGAATCTTTGGCCGCAGGTGGCGCATCCGTGGGGTCGGTCGCGCGCGTGCGTCCTCATGTGTTGCGGTAGATGACCTTTGAACGTTTTGTTGCAGATGACGCAAAGAAATGACTTTACGTCCCTGTGGAGGCATTCCAGGTGTTTCTTGAGAGCGTCCCGGCGCACGAACGCGCGTCCACAGATCTCGCATTTGTGGTCCTTCTGGCCGTTGTGACGTTTCACGTGCAAGGCAAGGTTCGCGGCGCACGTGAACGTGCCCGAGCACAGCCCGCAACGATACGGCTTTACCTGGCTGTGAGTGCGTCGATGCTGCACCAGCTGACCGCCACGGGCGAAGCTCTTGTCGCACTCGGGGCACTTGTACGGCTTGAACCCGGTGTGGGTCCTCACGTGAAGCTTCAGCCTCTCTTTGAGCGGGAACTCCTTGCCGCATTCGTCGCACTTGAAGATCGGCCCGGCGCCGTGCACGATCTTGTAATGGTTTCGGAGACCACCGCTACCTTTGAACCGCGCTTCGCAGACCACGCAGCAGTATTTCTTCTCCTCGTACTCGGTCCCGTTCGTCGACAAcgcttcgtcgtcgtcgacgctcCGTGTACCGGTGTTCCCGACGTCTAGCCCACGGTACTCCTTCTTCGAGGATTCGTCGTTGCTGGACGCGTCCAGAGCCAACGAGTTGGCGCATATGTTTCGAACCTTGCCCCGATTCCCTCGCAACACGTTGTTGTTCTCACCCTCGAGGAGATAATTCGCCTCTATGATCGCCTCGATGCTCAAACAGGATCGATCGGCTCCACGATCGGACTCTCGGTCGTCGATCGGTTCACCCGACGATggaatcgtttcttcgaacaaCGCGGCATCGGTGTTCCCCGAGTAATCGTTCCCGTAATCCCGATTCGTGTTCTCAGTGTACAAGGTGTCCCGCCGGAACACGTAAATCTCGTCGTCGAAGTCCTTGCCACGATCAAAGTCCAGGTAACCTTCTTCCTCGTAACCGGACAACGATCCCTTCTCCTCTCTGTAACCGTTCGGtcgtcgactcgtcgattctTCGTTCCCTTCGTCGTCTtctctggcgagtttcttcttacgCGGTTTCGCGCGCGCGACGCTCTTCCTACCGATACCCTTCCGTTTCCGTTTCACCGCGTCGCCCTCGAACGTCCGATCCTCGAGCTTCTCTTTACCATCGCGCAACTTACTCCCTCGCGATTGTTTCTCGTTCCCTTGTCTAGCCTGGCGCTCGAGTTTACCGCAGAACGCGAACTCCCGCAAACGGAACTCCTGTTCGTCCTCGATGCAACCATCGCTGGCGAATCTTCGAAGCACCTTCAACGCGTCGGTGGTCGCGTTCGCGTCCGTGTCCAGGTTCTCGTTCGCGGTCTCATCGGTGTCCTCGAAGATACCGTTCTCCCTGATCCGCGATTGTTTCACAGGCAACAGTTCCGTGAGCTGGACCTCCTCGCGCGGCGGTTCGGATCCGACCGTTTCGTTCAGAACGGTTTGTTGCACATTGAGCGTGGCCATTTGCCTTCTCGTGTCTTTCCACGATCCTCGTAAACAGCCCCGTggtaggtggtggtggtggtggtggttgccCTCAGCCACGAGAGACTTCGACGCTCGACGCCATTTAtcgcgtcgtcgcgtcgtcgcgcGACACTGGAACCGATCGTGAATATTCGTTCGGGACCGATCGTATCGCGCACGGGCTCTACcgacgttttttttcttttttttttcttattcgtttTATCGCCGGGCGATTGGTCTTCGTGGAAATGAAATCGGTAACGAAAACGCCCGGCAACGAAGCGCGTTAGTCAACAGCGGGGACGCGTACGCGCGCGTCGCCCGACTACGCTCCGGTTATCGGGCTCTTATCTCTCCGATAGTCTCGtcgactttctctctctctctatttctctctgttCTTGCTACGCTGGCATTTCTTCCACCGTCGGTACGATTCCTAACGCAACGATACGTTCCCGTTCGTACgcgattcgcgatcgttcgaaggGCTGGTCTAattctcgcgatcgtttcgacctCGCGTCGTATTCTCCATCGAGGGTACGAAACGATAGAAGCGGTCGAGGAACGGGTAAGGGGAAAAATTCGCGATGGTCGAATCAATCGTTTCTCCCGTTCCCGAGGGTAGTTTCGTTCTCTAGCCGCTTGTCACGCACGCTCGGCCCGAACAACGATCACCCGTGTCTCGCGTGTTGCTGCCGTTTGCTTACCCGGAAATACGAGGACGGTTCGTGCGCGCATTGGAATCACCGAGAAGGGTTAGATACCGGAAGTCGAGCAAAAGCGTCGACTCTGACGGTTTGTTTTCCGCGGTGGCGTTCCGCGAACGACCGAGTCGAAATCGAGCCGAATCGCGTTCCCCGTGTACGATCGGTACCGGTTGCGAGAGTTCcccgtttcgtttcacgttcgtACGTGCAAGAGGAGGATTCGGTCGCGGGCAGACAACGACGGGTCGGCCGTCGATAAAAAGGGACGACAGAAACCGCGTGCGTGTTCCTCCGTGCCCGTCGCCGCGACGATCGACCGACTGCGAGAGCTTCCTCTTCCTCGCGACGATACGCCGTTTCCTCGACGGCGATTGCGCGCCTTTTTCCACGCAAGCGCAATTCGCGGTCGATATCGGTCTGATTTCACCCCCCACCccaacccccacccccacccccaccccccaacCCCTGCGCACCCTGTTGCCTTGCTGCCCTGCCGGCGGAGAGAGACTCTTTCTCCTATACCCCTTTCGTTCTACCGACCCCCCTGCTCGCGTACCGTCTGCGACCTCTCACCTTTCTCCCTTGCGACTCTATCGCTCGCTACTCCCGCCTCCGATTCCCCCCTCTCCCCGCCAACCGGCATTATTTCCCTTCGATTCGACCGATTACTCGTCCCGATCTACGACGATCCGCGCGACCCTACCGCGCACGCTTTCTCGCGCATCTTTCGAATCTCGCTCGCCCGTCACCCGTAGGTTTCGAAACCCGCACCTACGGTACTCGGTTAAcctatcgtttctttcgttctttattatttttcgggGAACACCGTTACGCATCGACGTTACCGGCGCAGGTAAGAGTCGCTCTTCGTATCGCgatcaatcttttttttttcttttgttttttttggcGAGTCGACTTAAAGCTTAACCGTACGATTCTTTGGTGATTACCACAGGATACACGTGCACCAGATACGTTCGAATACGAAACTTCGTTCGAGAACCGCCGCCGACGAAATCACGACGCAATTCGTGATACAATCCGCTTACTTATCGCGCTTCTATATTTACGCTTTGACGTTTCGAGTTCATCGTATATAATCTCTCCTTATCTCAGGCCCGCGTCATAATTTCCTCTTTAAGGAGTCCCTTTCTTTTCACGGCTAGACCGGAATCGAGCCCGAGAACAAGTCCACCGGTTCGGTACGCGATTTTCGATGGCCGGTCTCTTTCGCGAAAACGACGCACACGCGGGGATATACAATTTTACTCTCGTCTGGATTAGTAAGCTGTGTTAGTAGCCTTAGCCTTTCCCATCTGTGAATCGCTCTCTTGATTAGTGAAAAGCGAAGAACCCGCCACCAtctgaaagaaacgagaaataccGAAGGCATTTCTTTGCTGTCTGTAATCTACCCTGTCAGCGATATTTGAGATCCCGTTCGTAAGTCGAGGAGGTGCTTCGAAATGGAAAAGTACGCGAGCCACGCGTCCGCAACACTTACCCATTTCGTCGATCAATTAATCGGCGTTTGCCCGTGAGTCGCTTACCAACCCTCTGGGAGCCGCATCGATACGCGGTACCAAAttgatttacatttttctttttctttttttt contains:
- the LOC143149322 gene encoding uncharacterized protein LOC143149322, whose amino-acid sequence is MATLNVQQTVLNETVGSEPPREEVQLTELLPVKQSRIRENGIFEDTDETANENLDTDANATTDALKVLRRFASDGCIEDEQEFRLREFAFCGKLERQARQGNEKQSRGSKLRDGKEKLEDRTFEGDAVKRKRKGIGRKSVARAKPRKKKLAREDDEGNEESTSRRPNGYREEKGSLSGYEEEGYLDFDRGKDFDDEIYVFRRDTLYTENTNRDYGNDYSGNTDAALFEETIPSSGEPIDDRESDRGADRSCLSIEAIIEANYLLEGENNNVLRGNRGKVRNICANSLALDASSNDESSKKEYRGLDVGNTGTRSVDDDEALSTNGTEYEEKKYCCVVCEARFKGSGGLRNHYKIVHGAGPIFKCDECGKEFPLKERLKLHVRTHTGFKPYKCPECDKSFARGGQLVQHRRTHSQVKPYRCGLCSGTFTCAANLALHVKRHNGQKDHKCEICGRAFVRRDALKKHLECLHRDVKSFLCVICNKTFKGHLPQHMRTHARDRPHGCATCGQRFAQKSQLTVHQRTHSGQRPFRCLVCWQAFAHSTALKLHTRRHTGERPFKCAECNAGFTQLPHWKKHMKCIHGRNEPYACKRCKSFFRIKNDLECHEKTCHPEQHGSSNTDGSNNSETIITEIVEKPSPPPSKYRVMTVERMRLLLAVLLKRISKQERLDELGFGKRLIDEVLHDSLISAGRVPVARDGLTELETLTRNLEIFLKWTVPKEHWENFRRLNKCPEDILETLTAT